A single Xylanimonas cellulosilytica DSM 15894 DNA region contains:
- a CDS encoding N-acetylmannosamine-6-phosphate 2-epimerase: MRTIRGELTMRPEPRTRVDVVALLARGIVVSAQTHRSGGPLDDAATLVRLALAAGDGGASAFRVASAHVVELLRSQTALPIIGITKHDVPGYDVYITPTLADATALIDAGADMVAAQAAPDGRPAETFEEIARACHDRGVPVLADCATADEAFQAVDAGADVVATTMAGYTHGTRHVVPPALDLAARLARELPVPVIVEGGVWDREAVAAAFEAGAHAVVVGSAVTDPERITRRLVEAVPALENTPTHR, translated from the coding sequence GTGAGAACGATCCGAGGGGAACTGACCATGCGACCAGAACCACGTACGCGGGTGGACGTCGTCGCGCTGCTCGCCCGCGGGATCGTGGTCTCGGCCCAGACCCACCGGTCGGGCGGTCCGCTCGACGACGCGGCAACGCTCGTCCGCCTGGCGCTCGCCGCCGGGGACGGCGGCGCCAGCGCCTTCCGGGTCGCGTCGGCCCACGTCGTCGAGCTGCTCCGGTCGCAGACGGCGCTGCCGATCATCGGCATCACCAAGCACGACGTCCCGGGCTACGACGTCTACATCACCCCGACGCTCGCGGACGCGACCGCCCTGATCGACGCCGGAGCGGACATGGTGGCAGCCCAGGCGGCCCCCGACGGGAGGCCGGCGGAGACGTTCGAGGAGATCGCCCGGGCCTGCCACGACCGCGGCGTGCCGGTGCTCGCGGACTGCGCGACCGCCGACGAGGCGTTCCAGGCGGTCGACGCCGGCGCCGACGTCGTGGCGACCACCATGGCCGGGTACACGCACGGCACCCGCCACGTCGTCCCGCCCGCCCTCGACCTGGCCGCGCGCCTCGCCCGCGAGCTGCCCGTGCCCGTGATCGTCGAGGGCGGGGTGTGGGACCGCGAGGCCGTCGCGGCGGCGTTCGAGGCCGGCGCCCACGCCGTGGTGGTCGGCTCCGCCGTCACCGACCCCGAGCGCATCACGCGGCGCCTCGTCGAGGCAGTCCCCGCCCTTGAGAACACCCCTACGCATCGCTGA
- a CDS encoding Gfo/Idh/MocA family protein has protein sequence MTRVGLVGAGGIAVEHAAAWNALGAEISIYSLAGAEALAAPYGATVAASFDELLATSDVVGVLTPTPHHYEYALAALEAGRNVVCEKPLARTPQQAHALVHAAAGSGAQLYPAHVVRYFPEYVALRAAVDAGHVGRPAVLRFSRAGVFPSWSSWFGEEDQSGGVVMDQMIHDIDIARWVAGEVVAVYATRSPARADGRQSAHVTLTHTSGATSLVTGVWGPPHLTFRTGFHVAGDRGTLRYDSTDAHGVRLDLGPAPEGGQPRPAAAGGESPYLTEVREFAVAFAGGPAPRVSAPDGAVAVQLACAALESIATGEPVEVDTAALAAELTAVAVGGDA, from the coding sequence GTGACCAGAGTCGGTCTTGTGGGAGCGGGAGGGATCGCAGTCGAGCACGCCGCCGCGTGGAACGCGCTCGGCGCCGAGATCTCGATCTACAGCCTGGCGGGTGCCGAGGCGCTCGCCGCACCGTACGGCGCCACGGTCGCGGCGTCGTTCGACGAGCTCCTGGCGACCAGCGACGTCGTCGGCGTGCTCACGCCGACGCCGCACCACTACGAGTACGCGCTCGCCGCGCTCGAGGCGGGCCGGAACGTGGTGTGCGAGAAGCCCCTCGCTCGGACCCCGCAGCAGGCCCACGCCCTGGTGCACGCCGCCGCCGGCTCCGGCGCACAGCTCTACCCGGCGCACGTGGTCCGGTACTTCCCCGAGTACGTGGCGCTGCGGGCGGCCGTGGACGCCGGGCACGTCGGCCGGCCCGCCGTCCTGCGGTTCTCGCGCGCCGGCGTCTTCCCGTCCTGGTCGTCCTGGTTCGGCGAGGAGGACCAGTCCGGCGGCGTCGTGATGGACCAGATGATCCACGACATCGACATCGCGCGGTGGGTCGCCGGCGAGGTCGTCGCCGTCTACGCCACCCGCAGCCCCGCACGAGCGGACGGCCGCCAGAGCGCGCACGTGACGCTGACCCACACGTCCGGCGCAACGAGCCTCGTCACCGGTGTGTGGGGCCCACCCCACCTGACCTTCCGCACCGGGTTCCACGTCGCAGGCGACCGCGGGACGCTCCGGTACGACTCGACCGACGCGCACGGCGTGCGCCTCGACCTCGGGCCCGCGCCGGAAGGCGGACAGCCGCGGCCCGCGGCGGCCGGCGGCGAGAGCCCGTACCTGACGGAGGTGCGGGAGTTCGCCGTCGCCTTCGCCGGCGGTCCCGCACCGCGCGTCAGCGCGCCCGACGGCGCCGTGGCCGTCCAGCTCGCGTGCGCCGCTCTCGAGTCCATCGCCACGGGCGAACCGGTCGAGGTCGACACCGCGGCGCTCGCCGCCGAGCTGACCGCCGTCGCCGTCGGGGGGGACGCATGA
- a CDS encoding Gfo/Idh/MocA family protein — translation MTGIGHERAVKIALLSFAHSHAEAYAPLLAAWPGVELLTTDPDGDAVDDGTLRGRRLAEHLGVAYVDTYEEALAWGPAAVVVCSENARHRDLVVAAASAGAHVLCEKPLATTIEDGQTMVDACRDAGVFLMMAYPVRFSPEFETLRRNVEAGVLGDLLAVVGTNNGKIPVGGRPWFVDPELAGGGALFDHVVHVADLVDALTGGEQPATVRAVTNRILHADDPRVRAETGGLVTATYDDGTVLTIDSSWSHPDAAPNWGGLTLQAVGSEGVIDIDPFGTHVGGTAGGGEAWLYLSTDLDHAMLGHFLAAMRSGTAPQPDGEVGLRTLRLVLDAQESAVSGAVVHRAR, via the coding sequence ATGACCGGCATCGGGCACGAGCGCGCCGTGAAGATCGCCCTGCTCTCCTTCGCGCACTCGCACGCCGAGGCGTACGCGCCGCTCCTGGCCGCCTGGCCGGGTGTCGAGCTGCTGACGACGGACCCGGACGGCGACGCCGTCGACGACGGCACGCTGCGCGGAAGGCGGCTCGCCGAGCACCTCGGTGTGGCGTACGTCGACACCTACGAGGAGGCGCTCGCCTGGGGACCGGCCGCCGTCGTCGTGTGCAGCGAGAACGCACGGCACCGCGACCTCGTGGTCGCCGCCGCGAGCGCCGGGGCGCACGTCCTGTGCGAGAAGCCGCTCGCGACCACCATCGAGGACGGGCAGACGATGGTCGACGCGTGCCGGGATGCCGGGGTGTTCCTCATGATGGCCTACCCGGTGCGGTTCAGCCCCGAGTTCGAGACGCTGCGCAGGAACGTCGAGGCCGGCGTTCTGGGTGACCTGCTCGCCGTCGTCGGGACGAACAACGGCAAGATCCCCGTCGGTGGCCGCCCGTGGTTCGTCGACCCCGAGCTCGCCGGTGGCGGCGCGCTCTTCGACCACGTCGTGCACGTCGCCGACCTGGTCGACGCGCTGACGGGCGGCGAACAGCCCGCGACGGTGCGCGCGGTGACGAACCGCATCCTGCACGCCGACGACCCGCGGGTGCGGGCCGAGACGGGCGGCCTGGTCACCGCCACGTACGACGACGGGACGGTGCTCACCATCGACTCCTCCTGGAGCCACCCCGACGCTGCGCCCAACTGGGGCGGCCTGACCCTGCAGGCCGTCGGCAGCGAGGGCGTCATCGATATCGACCCGTTCGGCACCCACGTCGGCGGGACCGCCGGCGGCGGTGAGGCCTGGCTGTACCTCAGCACGGACCTCGACCACGCGATGCTCGGCCACTTCCTCGCGGCCATGCGATCCGGGACGGCTCCCCAGCCCGACGGCGAGGTGGGCCTGCGCACGCTGCGGCTCGTGCTCGACGCGCAGGAGTCCGCCGTGTCCGGCGCCGTCGTGCATCGTGCGCGCTGA
- a CDS encoding Gfo/Idh/MocA family protein: MRADLRVGVVGVGDRAAIARHVEAAGVGARVTAIADPSPDGVARGRVLFGNEVRAYGSHRELAASGTVDAVVVASPDDTHADVAADLLDAGIAVYLEKPLAITLEDADRVLGVAARTGTPLYVGHNYRSSAVVRILHDVVARGEIGDVRAVWVRHFVGHGGDYYFRDWHADRRRVNSLLLQKASHDLDVVHLLAGAATRRVVGMGALSVYGDVPRAASLPTGVMTDWFSEDHWPPTSLDGLAPTVDVEDVSMMMMSLANGVLASYEQCHFTPDYWRSYTVIGTEGRVENFGDTAGGVVRVWNRRRSWSHQGDREYPIGGVVAGHADADEATVVEFVRHVALGEPVALSPVGAREAVGAAALATASLRAGSVPLDVPEADPAVVAALDARARGRIRAE; this comes from the coding sequence GTGCGCGCTGACCTGCGCGTCGGCGTCGTCGGGGTCGGTGACCGCGCGGCGATCGCCCGGCACGTCGAGGCGGCGGGGGTCGGCGCGCGGGTGACCGCGATCGCCGACCCCTCGCCGGACGGCGTGGCCCGGGGCCGGGTGCTGTTCGGGAACGAGGTCCGCGCCTACGGGAGCCACCGAGAGCTCGCCGCGAGCGGGACCGTGGACGCCGTCGTCGTGGCCTCCCCGGACGACACCCATGCCGACGTCGCCGCGGACCTGCTCGACGCGGGTATCGCCGTCTATCTGGAGAAGCCGCTCGCCATCACGCTCGAGGACGCCGACCGGGTGCTCGGCGTGGCGGCCCGCACGGGCACGCCCCTCTACGTCGGTCACAACTACCGAAGCTCCGCCGTCGTCCGGATCCTGCACGACGTCGTCGCACGCGGCGAGATCGGCGACGTCCGCGCGGTCTGGGTGCGGCATTTCGTCGGCCACGGCGGGGACTACTACTTCCGTGACTGGCACGCGGACCGGCGCCGGGTCAACTCGCTGCTCCTGCAGAAGGCCAGCCACGACCTGGACGTCGTGCACCTCCTGGCGGGGGCGGCGACGCGCCGCGTCGTCGGGATGGGGGCGCTGTCGGTCTACGGCGACGTCCCCCGTGCGGCGTCGCTGCCGACGGGGGTGATGACCGACTGGTTCTCCGAGGACCACTGGCCGCCCACGTCGCTCGACGGCCTGGCACCGACGGTCGACGTCGAGGACGTGTCGATGATGATGATGTCGCTCGCCAACGGCGTCCTGGCGAGCTACGAGCAGTGCCACTTCACGCCCGACTACTGGCGCAGCTACACCGTCATCGGGACCGAAGGGCGCGTCGAGAACTTCGGTGACACGGCCGGCGGCGTCGTCAGGGTGTGGAACCGCCGGCGGTCCTGGAGCCACCAGGGCGACCGCGAGTACCCGATCGGCGGCGTCGTCGCGGGCCACGCGGACGCCGACGAGGCGACCGTCGTCGAGTTCGTCCGCCACGTCGCCCTCGGCGAGCCCGTCGCGCTCTCCCCCGTCGGCGCCCGGGAGGCGGTCGGCGCGGCCGCGCTCGCGACCGCGTCGCTCCGCGCGGGCTCGGTCCCGCTCGACGTGCCCGAGGCCGACCCGGCCGTCGTCGCGGCGCTGGACGCGCGCGCCCGCGGCAGGATCCGTGCCGAGTGA
- a CDS encoding SDR family oxidoreductase, protein MATDLVTGANGYTGSFVAQRLLDAGHHVRTLTRDPGSVVGPVEPFPYRFDDAEALADAFRGVDTFYNTYWMRFVRGTATHDVAVTRSRALVTAAARAGVRRVVHVGIMNPDVRSPYSYHRGKALAEQAVREAGPSFAIVRPSVLFGGNEVLLNNIAWLLRHLHVFAVPGDGRYPVRPTHVEDLADLMVALGARDDDVVRNAGGPETFEFGALVRLIRDAIGARALVVDLPRALVLPLTRLVGLVTRDVTVHPDELDSLMEGLASCDGPAAGSRRYTDFLAQHREAYGRTYTNEVRRNFTDGEAH, encoded by the coding sequence ATGGCCACCGACCTCGTCACCGGCGCCAACGGGTACACCGGCTCGTTCGTCGCGCAGCGCCTCCTCGACGCCGGGCACCACGTACGCACGCTGACCCGCGACCCGGGCTCCGTCGTCGGCCCCGTGGAGCCGTTCCCGTACCGCTTCGACGACGCCGAAGCCCTCGCCGACGCGTTCCGCGGCGTCGACACGTTCTACAACACCTACTGGATGCGGTTCGTCCGCGGCACCGCCACCCACGACGTCGCCGTCACGCGCAGCCGTGCGCTGGTCACGGCGGCCGCCCGCGCCGGGGTGCGACGCGTGGTGCACGTGGGCATCATGAACCCCGACGTCCGATCGCCGTACTCCTATCACCGCGGGAAGGCGCTGGCAGAGCAGGCGGTGCGCGAGGCGGGCCCGAGCTTCGCGATCGTGCGGCCGTCCGTGCTGTTCGGCGGGAACGAGGTGCTGCTCAACAACATCGCCTGGCTCCTACGGCACCTGCACGTGTTCGCCGTCCCCGGTGACGGGCGCTACCCCGTCCGCCCCACGCACGTCGAGGATCTCGCCGACCTCATGGTCGCCCTCGGTGCCCGCGACGACGACGTCGTACGCAACGCCGGCGGACCCGAGACGTTCGAGTTCGGCGCGCTCGTGCGCCTCATCCGCGACGCGATCGGTGCGCGGGCGCTGGTCGTCGACCTTCCGCGCGCGCTCGTGCTGCCCCTGACACGCCTCGTCGGCCTCGTCACCCGCGACGTCACCGTGCACCCGGACGAGCTCGACTCGCTCATGGAGGGCCTGGCCTCCTGCGACGGCCCTGCGGCCGGGAGCCGGCGGTACACCGACTTCCTGGCCCAGCACCGTGAGGCCTACGGGCGCACCTACACCAACGAGGTGCGCCGCAACTTCACCGACGGCGAGGCACACTGA
- a CDS encoding NAD(P)-binding protein, whose amino-acid sequence MAMRSLDTDYLVVGAGATGMAFTDALIDHADVHVTLVDRRHAAGGHWQDAYPFVRLHQASVFYGVASTVLGTGAVQQRGPEAGLQERARGAEVRHYYDEILHRRFADSGRVTFLGGSDHHTDGTSHFVTSRVSGETTRIEVRRRVVDATYVSPTIPATTPPPFGVADGSRVIAVNELARLGEAPRSFVIVGSGKTATDGIVWLLINGVPPDRIMWVRPREPWMLNRAVVQPDPSVALGLAADTMAAAADAESLDDLFLRLEAADVMLRIDTGVVPTMAKAPTLGAWELDLLRTVENVVRLRHVRYVTAGEMVLDDGVVPLAPGALVVHCAASGLQYPPLVPLWSPGKIVLQTIRAGFPCFNAALAGFVEATRDDDRERNRLCPPNTLPDDPASWARMQVRGALAARAFGAEPDIAAWANGCALNPARVQPSQRDEPDVRAAAARLADVAERGLTRMAALAREPLTSGKER is encoded by the coding sequence ATGGCGATGCGTTCGTTGGACACCGACTACCTCGTCGTCGGCGCGGGTGCGACGGGCATGGCGTTCACCGACGCCCTGATCGACCACGCCGACGTCCACGTGACGCTGGTCGACCGTCGCCATGCCGCCGGTGGGCACTGGCAGGACGCCTACCCGTTCGTCCGGCTTCACCAGGCCTCGGTGTTCTACGGTGTCGCGTCGACGGTGCTGGGGACCGGCGCCGTGCAGCAGCGCGGTCCCGAGGCAGGCCTCCAGGAGCGCGCGCGAGGTGCGGAGGTCCGGCACTACTACGACGAGATCCTGCATCGTCGCTTCGCCGACTCGGGCCGCGTGACCTTCCTCGGAGGCAGCGACCATCACACGGACGGCACCTCCCACTTCGTCACGTCCCGGGTGTCGGGCGAGACGACCCGCATCGAGGTGCGACGCCGCGTCGTCGATGCCACCTACGTGTCGCCGACGATCCCCGCGACGACACCACCGCCGTTCGGCGTCGCCGACGGCAGCCGGGTCATCGCCGTCAACGAGCTCGCCCGCTTGGGCGAGGCGCCGCGCAGCTTCGTGATCGTCGGGTCCGGGAAGACCGCCACCGACGGGATCGTGTGGTTGCTGATCAACGGTGTGCCACCGGACCGGATCATGTGGGTCCGGCCGCGTGAGCCCTGGATGCTCAACCGCGCCGTCGTCCAGCCCGACCCGTCGGTCGCGCTCGGGCTCGCTGCCGACACCATGGCAGCCGCCGCCGACGCCGAGTCGCTCGACGACCTGTTCCTGCGGCTGGAGGCGGCCGACGTGATGCTCCGGATCGACACCGGCGTCGTTCCCACGATGGCGAAGGCGCCCACTCTTGGCGCGTGGGAGCTCGATCTCCTCCGCACCGTCGAGAACGTCGTTCGCCTCCGGCACGTCAGGTACGTGACTGCGGGCGAGATGGTCCTCGACGACGGCGTCGTTCCCCTCGCGCCGGGCGCGCTCGTGGTGCATTGCGCCGCATCCGGGCTGCAGTACCCGCCGCTGGTCCCCCTCTGGAGCCCGGGCAAGATCGTGCTCCAGACGATCCGCGCAGGCTTCCCCTGCTTCAATGCGGCTCTTGCCGGCTTCGTCGAGGCGACCCGCGACGACGACCGGGAACGCAACCGGCTGTGCCCGCCCAACACCCTGCCGGACGACCCAGCCTCCTGGGCACGGATGCAGGTTCGTGGAGCCCTTGCGGCCCGCGCGTTCGGCGCTGAACCGGACATCGCAGCCTGGGCCAACGGCTGCGCCCTCAACCCGGCGCGCGTCCAACCCTCGCAACGGGACGAGCCCGACGTGCGTGCCGCTGCCGCCCGGCTGGCCGACGTCGCCGAACGCGGGCTCACGCGGATGGCCGCGCTCGCTCGCGAGCCGCTGACGAGCGGCAAGGAACGCTGA
- a CDS encoding exonuclease domain-containing protein yields MNGEVVGFLNRIFNRSKAPEAPTATFTRPAAASLHARSATAPWSTTPPPFGAGFAVVDVETTGLSPRYDRVIEVAILRLDTNGRTVDEWSTRLNPQRTVGATWIHGITDADVAHAPSFADVAAQVAQRLTGAVFVGHNARFDAGFVLAELTRAGWDAPEPTIWCTQAASHHWLPDASSRRLVDVAAAAGISLTHAHSALGDARATAAMLTRYIGASTGVDRLDDLAAVAAATAWPERAARTALGPVTIDVPPLSIYPRRPARARQTVPPKLRTYRLSGTALDGLTEAVRAYALDLSAGFPNVSASLRTALADKHGLDDVGVLAAHERLLATMAVQVVADGRVTATEQGDLDDFADTLGLPIDAASKAIASANEARTIRLSETVRPLPATWEHGAPLHIGDAVVFTGDFPSRAALTAKAEAAGLRVVGSVSRKTAALVTDGEFIGNKANRAAELGTRIVSPDDFTVLLRYVQHAPAPQPKPKPKPKPPAVSARRHTSAPADVAATGPQADPAAVRAWARENGLTVSQRGRLSSSVVAAYQAAHSDLDDASVAR; encoded by the coding sequence GTGAACGGAGAAGTCGTGGGGTTCCTCAACCGGATCTTCAATCGCAGCAAGGCCCCCGAGGCACCGACCGCGACTTTCACCCGTCCCGCTGCTGCTTCCCTACACGCGCGTTCGGCCACGGCGCCGTGGTCGACTACACCGCCGCCGTTTGGTGCCGGGTTCGCCGTCGTCGACGTCGAGACCACCGGGCTGTCCCCGAGGTACGACCGAGTCATCGAGGTCGCGATCCTGCGCCTGGATACGAACGGTCGCACGGTCGACGAGTGGTCGACCCGCCTGAACCCGCAACGCACCGTCGGCGCGACCTGGATCCATGGCATCACGGACGCAGACGTTGCTCACGCCCCATCGTTTGCCGACGTCGCCGCCCAGGTCGCCCAGCGACTTACCGGGGCCGTGTTCGTCGGCCACAACGCACGCTTCGATGCCGGGTTCGTCCTCGCCGAGCTCACACGCGCGGGATGGGATGCCCCGGAGCCGACGATCTGGTGCACGCAGGCCGCATCCCACCACTGGCTTCCCGACGCGTCGTCGCGCCGTCTGGTCGACGTAGCCGCGGCCGCGGGGATCTCACTGACCCACGCGCACTCCGCCCTCGGCGATGCCCGAGCCACCGCGGCGATGCTGACCCGGTACATCGGCGCGTCGACCGGCGTCGACCGCCTCGACGACCTGGCCGCGGTCGCCGCGGCGACCGCGTGGCCCGAGCGCGCCGCTCGCACGGCGCTCGGTCCCGTCACGATCGACGTTCCTCCGCTGTCGATCTACCCGCGCCGCCCCGCCCGGGCGCGGCAGACGGTGCCTCCCAAGCTGCGTACCTACCGCTTGTCCGGCACCGCGCTCGACGGGTTGACCGAGGCCGTGCGGGCGTATGCGCTCGACCTTTCTGCCGGGTTCCCGAACGTCTCCGCCTCGCTACGCACGGCCCTGGCCGACAAGCACGGCCTGGACGACGTCGGCGTGCTCGCCGCGCACGAGAGACTGCTCGCGACGATGGCGGTCCAGGTGGTTGCCGACGGCCGGGTCACGGCCACCGAGCAGGGTGACCTCGACGACTTCGCCGACACCCTGGGCCTGCCCATCGATGCCGCGTCGAAGGCGATTGCTTCTGCGAACGAGGCCCGCACGATCCGCCTGTCCGAGACGGTGCGCCCGCTGCCCGCGACCTGGGAGCACGGCGCTCCGTTGCACATCGGCGACGCCGTCGTCTTCACCGGCGACTTCCCCTCCCGCGCTGCGCTGACCGCCAAGGCCGAGGCCGCCGGCCTGCGCGTGGTCGGCTCGGTCTCACGCAAGACCGCCGCCCTCGTCACCGACGGCGAGTTCATCGGCAACAAGGCCAACCGCGCCGCCGAGCTCGGTACCCGGATCGTCAGCCCTGACGACTTCACTGTGCTCCTGCGCTACGTCCAGCACGCCCCCGCACCGCAGCCCAAGCCCAAGCCCAAGCCCAAGCCTCCGGCGGTGTCAGCGCGACGGCACACGTCGGCCCCTGCTGACGTGGCTGCCACCGGCCCTCAGGCCGACCCGGCCGCTGTTCGCGCATGGGCACGCGAGAACGGCCTCACTGTCAGCCAACGAGGCCGCCTGTCCTCGTCCGTCGTTGCCGCCTACCAAGCCGCACACTCCGACCTCGACGATGCCTCCGTCGCCAGGTAG
- a CDS encoding peroxiredoxin has protein sequence MALQPGEPAPDFTLQDTHGTPVHLADLLADGPVLLVFFPFAFSGICTGELCELRDNIEDFETAGVRLVAVSTDPVFTLKAWQQVEGYTFDLLSDFWPHGAVARAYGVLDEQNGHALRGTFLIDAGGVVRWSVTNPRGQRRDLQAYRTALAEI, from the coding sequence ATGGCGCTGCAGCCTGGCGAACCGGCACCCGACTTCACGCTCCAAGACACGCACGGCACGCCCGTCCACCTCGCCGACCTGCTCGCCGACGGACCCGTGCTGCTCGTGTTCTTCCCGTTCGCGTTCTCCGGCATCTGCACCGGCGAGCTCTGCGAGCTGCGCGACAACATCGAGGACTTCGAGACCGCCGGCGTGCGGCTCGTCGCCGTCTCCACCGACCCCGTGTTCACGCTCAAGGCCTGGCAGCAGGTCGAGGGGTACACGTTCGACCTGCTCTCGGACTTCTGGCCCCACGGAGCCGTCGCGCGCGCCTACGGCGTCCTCGACGAGCAGAACGGGCACGCGCTGCGCGGCACGTTCCTCATCGACGCCGGCGGCGTCGTGCGCTGGTCCGTGACGAACCCGCGCGGCCAGCGCCGCGACCTCCAGGCGTACCGGACGGCGCTCGCAGAGATCTGA
- a CDS encoding DUF3052 domain-containing protein yields MGKQTDSQADRLGLAPGQVVQEFGWDDDVDDALRAAIEKITGTELADEDYDDVTDAVIVWWRSQDGDLADMLVDALTVLDDGGAVWVFTRKAGRSGHVGHDEIQEAATTAGLHAMTTFAVADDWSGTRLANRGRGR; encoded by the coding sequence GTGGGTAAGCAGACGGATTCCCAGGCCGACCGCCTCGGGCTCGCGCCCGGTCAGGTGGTGCAGGAGTTCGGCTGGGACGACGACGTCGACGACGCGCTGCGCGCGGCGATCGAGAAGATCACCGGAACCGAGCTCGCCGACGAGGACTACGACGACGTCACCGACGCCGTCATCGTGTGGTGGCGCTCCCAGGACGGCGACCTCGCCGACATGCTCGTCGACGCGCTGACCGTGCTCGACGACGGCGGAGCCGTCTGGGTCTTCACCCGCAAGGCGGGCCGCAGCGGCCACGTGGGCCACGACGAGATCCAGGAGGCCGCCACCACCGCGGGCCTGCACGCGATGACCACGTTCGCCGTCGCGGACGACTGGTCGGGCACGCGGCTGGCGAACCGCGGACGCGGCCGCTGA